The Streptomyces cynarae genome contains a region encoding:
- a CDS encoding ATP-binding protein: MSIWWSLHLRREAASVPLARRLLLGTMETAGVDPDISYDLSVALTEACANAVEHGGGTANGGVSEAYRVTAYLDGEKCRIEVADSGPGFPAGRPRTVTRPVCADAEHGRGLGLIEELADHVHIGNKPGRGGAVVSFDKILKWRNDSPLMAV; the protein is encoded by the coding sequence ATGAGCATCTGGTGGTCACTCCATCTGCGGCGCGAAGCTGCGAGCGTGCCGCTCGCCCGACGGCTCCTGCTGGGCACGATGGAGACCGCGGGCGTCGATCCGGACATCTCCTACGACCTCTCCGTCGCCCTCACCGAGGCCTGCGCCAACGCGGTCGAGCACGGGGGCGGCACCGCGAACGGCGGTGTGTCGGAGGCGTACCGGGTCACGGCCTACCTCGACGGCGAGAAGTGCCGCATCGAAGTCGCCGACTCGGGCCCGGGTTTCCCCGCCGGCAGACCTCGTACGGTGACCCGCCCGGTGTGTGCGGACGCCGAGCACGGCCGTGGCCTGGGTCTCATCGAGGAACTCGCCGACCATGTGCACATCGGCAACAAGCCTGGCCGGGGTGGCGCGGTGGTGAGCTTCGACAAGATCCTCAAGTGGCGCAACGACTCCCCGCTGATGGCGGTGTAG
- a CDS encoding YcnI family copper-binding membrane protein, which yields MKGSRIAVAGAAAASAVLVLSAPAFAHVTVQPEGQAAKGAYAVVDFKVPNERDDASTTKLEVSLPTDHPLASVMPQPVDGWKVQVTKSKLAKPLSMHGRQINEAVSKVTWTATGKGIEPGYFQKFPLSVGQLPENTDQLVFKALQTYSDNEVVRWIEPQKEGQEEPEKPAPVLELASASSSGHHGSTAEDASDPTSPAKDTAADTSSGGTDTTARVLGVVGIVVGAAGVAYGVLAAADAPPTPEHHLASGHAQGSYDNAATRHVRPRRTRKH from the coding sequence CTGAAGGGCTCCCGCATCGCCGTCGCCGGTGCCGCCGCCGCATCGGCCGTCCTCGTCCTGTCCGCGCCCGCCTTCGCGCACGTGACCGTGCAGCCGGAGGGTCAGGCCGCCAAGGGCGCTTACGCGGTCGTCGACTTCAAGGTCCCGAACGAGCGGGACGACGCCTCGACCACCAAGCTCGAGGTCAGCCTCCCGACCGACCACCCGCTGGCCTCGGTGATGCCTCAGCCGGTCGACGGCTGGAAGGTGCAGGTCACCAAGTCCAAGCTCGCCAAGCCGCTCTCGATGCACGGCCGGCAGATCAACGAGGCCGTGTCCAAGGTCACCTGGACCGCCACCGGCAAGGGCATCGAGCCGGGCTACTTCCAGAAGTTCCCGCTCTCGGTCGGCCAGCTGCCCGAGAACACCGACCAGCTCGTCTTCAAGGCCCTCCAGACGTACTCCGACAACGAGGTGGTGCGCTGGATCGAGCCGCAGAAGGAAGGTCAGGAAGAGCCCGAGAAACCAGCCCCGGTGCTCGAGCTGGCCTCCGCCTCCTCCTCCGGCCACCACGGCTCCACGGCCGAGGACGCCTCCGACCCCACGTCGCCCGCCAAGGACACCGCCGCCGACACCTCCTCCGGCGGCACCGACACCACCGCCCGAGTCCTCGGCGTCGTCGGCATCGTCGTCGGCGCGGCGGGCGTGGCGTACGGCGTCCTGGCCGCCGCCGACGCACCGCCGACGCCTGAGCACCACCTCGCCTCCGGGCACGCGCAGGGGTCGTACGACAACGCGGCGACGCGACACGTACGGCCCCGGCGCACCCGTAAGCACTGA
- the pheA gene encoding prephenate dehydratase, with protein sequence MPASYAYLGPEGTFTEVALRTLPEAATRELVPMVSVPAALDAVRSGEAEAAFVPIENSVEGGITTTLDELVAGEPLMIYREVLLSITFALLVRPGTKLSEIKTVTAHPAAQPQVRNWLKANLPDAVWESAASNADGARLVQEGRYDAAFAGEFAAARYGLEALETGIHDAENAQTRFVLVGRPARPAAPTGADKTSVVLWQRDDHPGGLRDLLGEFAVRGINLMLLQSRPTGAGIGNYCFCIDAEGHISDRRVAEALMGLKRICLQVRFLGSYPRADIEPDAVRAPLPGTSDDEFASAADWVARCQDGRF encoded by the coding sequence ATGCCAGCCAGCTATGCGTATCTCGGTCCCGAGGGCACCTTCACCGAGGTCGCCCTCCGTACGCTGCCCGAGGCCGCGACCCGTGAGCTCGTCCCGATGGTGTCCGTCCCGGCGGCGCTCGACGCCGTCCGCAGCGGCGAGGCGGAGGCCGCCTTCGTGCCGATCGAGAACTCGGTGGAGGGCGGCATCACCACCACGCTCGACGAACTGGTCGCCGGCGAGCCGCTGATGATCTACCGCGAGGTGCTCCTGTCGATCACCTTCGCGCTGCTCGTCCGCCCCGGCACGAAGCTCTCCGAGATCAAGACGGTCACCGCGCACCCCGCCGCCCAGCCCCAGGTCCGCAACTGGCTGAAGGCCAACCTCCCGGACGCCGTCTGGGAGTCTGCGGCGTCGAACGCGGACGGCGCCCGCCTGGTCCAGGAGGGCCGCTACGACGCGGCGTTCGCAGGTGAGTTCGCCGCCGCCCGCTACGGCCTCGAGGCGCTGGAGACCGGCATCCACGACGCGGAGAACGCGCAGACACGGTTCGTGCTGGTCGGCCGGCCCGCCCGGCCGGCCGCACCGACGGGCGCGGACAAGACCTCCGTCGTGCTGTGGCAGCGGGACGACCACCCCGGTGGGCTGCGCGACCTGCTGGGCGAGTTCGCCGTGCGGGGCATCAACCTGATGCTGCTCCAGTCCCGCCCGACGGGAGCCGGCATCGGGAACTACTGCTTCTGCATCGACGCCGAGGGCCACATCTCGGACCGCCGGGTCGCCGAGGCACTGATGGGGCTGAAGCGGATCTGCCTGCAGGTGCGGTTCCTCGGCTCGTACCCGCGGGCGGACATCGAGCCGGACGCCGTGCGGGCCCCGCTGCCGGGGACGTCGGACGACGAGTTCGCCTCGGCCGCGGACTGGGTGGCGCGCTGCCAGGACGGCCGGTTCTAG
- a CDS encoding SEC-C domain-containing protein — MAKKRPQTQAKRPQPTDGARADGDVPVVGGREPCPCGSGRRYKACHGRAAAHAVTELVQRPFEGLPDECDWVALRELVPAATVELKLREELPEGVPSVTLATVLPMAWPALRRDDGSILLGLQNDTASGDISRDLADTLQRALTAEPGTPVQGRRPPADGPRLQDLLDPEGPFEPVVHSGFEFWVPDAENTTPEVAASLERANAAAIPTVRLTGVDAAYWCQTPEKNHLRWVMPHPEERLLDALARLHAAGGSSLGEGTRLVGSFRAHGLTVPVWDLPSDMSAEDVEKPAAEFAERLATALASDAPLTADERRARGGLTNRQVTLS; from the coding sequence ATGGCCAAGAAGCGACCCCAGACCCAGGCCAAGCGCCCGCAGCCCACGGACGGTGCCCGCGCCGATGGGGACGTCCCGGTCGTCGGCGGCCGGGAGCCCTGCCCCTGCGGCAGCGGCCGCCGCTACAAGGCCTGCCACGGCCGTGCCGCCGCGCACGCGGTGACCGAGCTGGTGCAGCGCCCGTTCGAAGGACTGCCCGACGAGTGCGACTGGGTCGCGCTGCGCGAGCTGGTGCCTGCGGCGACCGTCGAGCTGAAGCTCCGGGAGGAACTCCCCGAGGGCGTCCCCTCGGTCACGCTCGCCACGGTGCTGCCCATGGCATGGCCGGCGCTGCGCCGCGACGACGGCTCGATCCTGCTCGGCCTGCAGAACGACACGGCGTCGGGCGACATCAGCCGGGACCTCGCCGACACCCTCCAGCGTGCCCTCACCGCCGAGCCGGGCACCCCGGTCCAGGGCCGCCGGCCGCCCGCCGACGGCCCGCGCCTGCAGGACCTGCTGGACCCCGAGGGCCCCTTCGAGCCGGTCGTGCACAGCGGCTTCGAGTTCTGGGTCCCCGACGCGGAGAACACGACGCCGGAGGTGGCCGCCTCCCTGGAGCGGGCCAACGCCGCCGCGATCCCCACCGTCCGCCTGACCGGCGTGGACGCCGCGTACTGGTGCCAGACGCCGGAGAAGAACCACCTGCGGTGGGTCATGCCGCACCCCGAGGAGCGGCTTCTGGACGCTCTCGCGCGGCTGCACGCGGCCGGCGGGTCGAGCCTCGGCGAGGGCACGCGCCTGGTCGGCTCCTTCCGGGCGCACGGGCTCACGGTGCCGGTCTGGGACCTGCCGAGCGACATGAGCGCGGAGGACGTGGAGAAGCCGGCGGCCGAGTTCGCCGAGCGCCTCGCGACCGCGCTGGCCTCCGACGCGCCGCTCACCGCGGACGAGCGCCGGGCCCGCGGCGGGCTGACCAACCGACAGGTGACCCTCAGCTGA
- a CDS encoding SCO family protein — protein sequence MRTKKTFAAAALLATAALTLTACGSGDSGDKPVAVVSAEPGSDKAGTVLDQPFEKPDLVLTDTHGKKYDLRAQTKDRPTLIYFGYTHCPDVCPLTMNNLAVAKKEVDRSKQLTQAQKDSLRIVFVTTDPERDTPSALGTWLKGIDPSIVGLTGDFSTIQAGARTLGISIEPPKKDKDGKIVSTHGTQVIAFSPKTNGGYVVYGQDATVDDYIRDIPKIIKGENP from the coding sequence ATGCGCACCAAGAAGACGTTCGCAGCGGCCGCGCTCCTCGCCACCGCCGCGCTCACCCTCACCGCCTGCGGGTCCGGCGACAGCGGCGACAAGCCGGTCGCCGTCGTGTCCGCGGAGCCCGGCTCCGACAAGGCCGGAACGGTGCTGGACCAGCCGTTCGAGAAGCCGGACCTCGTCCTCACCGACACCCACGGCAAGAAGTACGACCTCCGCGCGCAGACCAAGGACAGGCCGACGCTGATCTACTTCGGCTACACCCACTGCCCCGACGTCTGCCCGCTGACGATGAACAACCTCGCCGTCGCCAAGAAGGAGGTGGACCGGAGCAAGCAACTGACCCAGGCGCAGAAGGACTCGCTGCGAATCGTCTTCGTGACCACCGACCCTGAGCGCGACACCCCCTCGGCGCTCGGCACATGGCTCAAGGGCATCGACCCGTCCATCGTGGGCCTGACCGGCGACTTCTCCACCATCCAGGCCGGCGCCCGCACCCTCGGCATCAGCATCGAGCCGCCGAAGAAGGACAAGGACGGCAAGATCGTCTCCACCCACGGCACCCAGGTCATCGCGTTCTCGCCGAAGACCAATGGGGGTTACGTGGTCTACGGCCAGGACGCCACCGTCGACGACTACATCCGCGACATACCCAAGATCATCAAGGGGGAGAACCCGTGA
- a CDS encoding copper resistance protein CopC: MHTASRRTVRIRAARLLLTLLLAVAGGLFAGAAPASAHAALLGSDPAQGVVVDKAPTQVTLTFSEQVAFSDSSLRVLDPRGQRVDTGKPTNLSGTTYGVQLRPGLPGGTYTVTYQVVSADSHPVSGAFTFSIGAPSATTVSASGPTVGGGVVGTLYGIGRYVSYAGYIVLIGGAAFVLACWQRGAGVRAVQRLVVSGWVALTSATLALLLLRGSYTGSGKVADIFDLSLIGQVLQTKAGAALVSRLLLLAAAALFIAVLFGAYVRRDAEEAAAGADAGEAAPDADAGEGAVDPSAEKRDLTFGLAIGGTVIAAGLAATWAMAEHASTGIQTGIAMPVDVLHLLAVAVWLGGLATLLVALYRAPSMGAAAVRRFSRLAFGSVVTLAATGVYQSWRQVGSWSALTGTTYGQLLLVKVGLVAVLIGIAWISRRWTARLADAPADVAQDTAQKKRATVAAQASAQASASASASASASASASASDEETSAEASGPEASRAEGASRTAGASGKASAGSGDSERAAQLARQRAAVAAARAKRVRDADPVRTGLRRSVLAEAAVAVVLLAVTTALTTTEPGRTEEAAKALTGSATSQRSGSLSLNIPFDTGGQDGKGTVRLTLDPARVGGNVLHVYVTRPNGKAFDVPEVKVAFTLQARDIGPLPIAPDHVATGHWSASGVQIPMAGDWKIEVTVRTSDIDQVTVNKNAQIG; encoded by the coding sequence ATCCATACGGCGTCCCGGCGCACGGTCCGCATCCGCGCGGCCCGCCTGCTGCTGACGCTGCTGCTCGCCGTCGCGGGCGGGCTGTTCGCCGGCGCCGCGCCCGCCTCCGCGCACGCGGCACTGCTCGGCAGCGACCCCGCGCAGGGAGTGGTGGTCGACAAGGCGCCCACCCAGGTCACGCTCACCTTCTCCGAGCAGGTCGCGTTCTCGGACAGCTCGCTGCGCGTCCTCGACCCCCGGGGGCAGCGCGTCGACACCGGGAAGCCGACCAACCTCAGTGGCACGACCTACGGCGTGCAGCTGCGGCCGGGGCTCCCGGGCGGCACCTACACCGTCACCTACCAGGTGGTGTCCGCCGACAGCCACCCCGTCTCCGGAGCCTTCACCTTCTCCATCGGCGCCCCCTCCGCGACCACGGTCTCCGCCTCCGGTCCGACCGTGGGCGGCGGGGTCGTCGGCACCCTCTACGGGATCGGGCGGTACGTCTCCTACGCCGGGTACATCGTGCTGATCGGCGGAGCGGCCTTCGTACTCGCCTGCTGGCAGCGGGGCGCTGGGGTGCGGGCCGTGCAGCGGCTCGTCGTCTCCGGGTGGGTGGCCCTCACCTCGGCCACCCTCGCGCTGCTGCTCCTGCGCGGCTCGTACACCGGCTCGGGCAAGGTCGCCGACATCTTCGACCTGTCCCTGATCGGGCAGGTGCTGCAGACCAAGGCGGGGGCGGCGCTGGTGTCCCGGCTGCTGCTGCTCGCGGCCGCGGCGCTGTTCATCGCGGTGCTGTTCGGCGCCTATGTGAGGCGGGACGCGGAAGAGGCGGCCGCCGGGGCGGATGCCGGGGAGGCCGCCCCGGATGCGGACGCCGGGGAGGGCGCCGTCGATCCGTCCGCCGAGAAGCGGGACCTCACCTTCGGGCTCGCCATCGGCGGAACCGTGATCGCGGCGGGGCTCGCGGCGACCTGGGCGATGGCCGAACACGCCTCGACCGGCATCCAGACGGGCATCGCGATGCCCGTCGACGTCCTGCACCTGCTGGCGGTCGCCGTCTGGCTGGGCGGACTCGCCACGCTGCTCGTCGCGCTGTACCGGGCGCCGTCGATGGGGGCGGCAGCCGTACGGCGTTTCTCGCGCCTCGCGTTCGGCAGCGTCGTGACGCTGGCCGCGACCGGGGTCTACCAGTCCTGGCGCCAGGTCGGCTCCTGGTCGGCGCTGACCGGTACGACATACGGGCAGCTGCTGCTGGTGAAGGTCGGCCTGGTCGCCGTCCTCATCGGGATCGCGTGGATCTCGCGGCGGTGGACGGCCCGGCTGGCGGACGCTCCAGCCGACGTCGCGCAGGACACGGCCCAGAAGAAGCGGGCGACGGTCGCGGCGCAGGCGTCGGCGCAGGCATCGGCATCGGCGTCGGCATCGGCATCGGCATCGGCGTCGGCGTCGGCGTCGGACGAGGAGACGTCGGCGGAGGCGAGCGGGCCGGAAGCCTCCCGGGCGGAAGGCGCCTCCCGTACGGCCGGAGCGTCCGGCAAGGCGTCCGCGGGGTCCGGTGACTCCGAGCGTGCCGCCCAGCTCGCCCGGCAGCGGGCGGCCGTGGCCGCCGCACGCGCCAAGCGGGTGCGGGACGCCGACCCCGTCCGTACCGGGCTGCGGCGCTCCGTCCTCGCCGAGGCGGCCGTCGCCGTCGTCCTGCTCGCCGTCACCACCGCACTGACCACCACGGAACCCGGGCGCACGGAAGAGGCGGCCAAGGCGCTCACCGGCTCCGCCACATCGCAGCGCTCCGGGTCCCTGTCGCTGAACATCCCCTTCGACACGGGCGGCCAGGACGGCAAGGGCACCGTGCGGCTCACCCTCGACCCGGCCCGCGTCGGCGGCAACGTGCTGCACGTCTACGTGACGCGCCCGAACGGCAAGGCCTTCGACGTCCCGGAGGTGAAGGTCGCCTTCACGCTTCAGGCCAGGGACATCGGACCGCTGCCGATCGCGCCCGACCACGTCGCCACCGGCCACTGGTCGGCGAGCGGTGTCCAGATCCCCATGGCGGGCGACTGGAAGATCGAGGTGACCGTGCGGACCTCCGACATCGACCAAGTGACCGTGAACAAGAACGCGCAGATCGGCTGA
- a CDS encoding bifunctional DNA primase/polymerase: MREILGRRRRLLSRRNDGRPELISAALTFATEWQWPVLPGVAPDPQGRARCGCPDPECTVPGAHPFDPGLLAATTDERMVRWWWTNRPSAPIVLATGGQAPCAVSLPALAASRALAALDRKGMRLGPVVAAPHRWAILVAPYSMEQLGELLYAKDFVPGSLRFHGEGGYLALPPSETGHGGIRWERAPLPGSASPWVPDVEAVVDAVVDVLTRTGVSAPEF; this comes from the coding sequence ATGCGCGAGATCCTCGGAAGGCGACGCAGGCTCCTGTCCAGGCGGAACGACGGGAGGCCTGAGTTGATCAGCGCGGCCCTGACCTTCGCGACCGAATGGCAGTGGCCCGTACTCCCGGGTGTGGCACCGGACCCGCAGGGGCGTGCCCGCTGCGGGTGTCCCGACCCGGAGTGCACGGTGCCCGGCGCCCACCCGTTCGACCCCGGGCTGCTGGCGGCCACCACCGACGAGCGCATGGTGCGCTGGTGGTGGACCAACCGGCCGTCCGCGCCGATCGTGCTGGCCACCGGGGGCCAGGCGCCCTGCGCGGTGAGCCTGCCCGCCCTCGCCGCCTCGCGCGCCCTGGCGGCCCTCGACCGGAAGGGCATGCGCCTCGGCCCGGTCGTGGCGGCGCCGCACCGTTGGGCGATCCTCGTGGCGCCGTACTCCATGGAGCAGCTCGGCGAGTTGCTGTACGCAAAGGACTTCGTCCCCGGCTCGCTGCGCTTCCACGGCGAGGGCGGCTATCTGGCACTGCCCCCGTCCGAGACCGGACACGGCGGCATCCGCTGGGAGCGGGCACCGCTGCCCGGCTCCGCCTCCCCCTGGGTGCCCGACGTGGAGGCCGTGGTGGACGCGGTCGTGGACGTCCTCACTCGTACGGGTGTGAGCGCGCCCGAGTTCTGA
- a CDS encoding glycerophosphodiester phosphodiesterase has translation MTHARQHQVQVVAHRGASEDAPEHTLAAYRKAIEDGADALECDVRLTADGHLVCVHDRRVNRTSNGRGAVSALELADLAALDFGSWKRSDEEPDWEHRPQDPEDTSVLTLERLLELVADAGRPIDLAVETKHPTRWAGQVEERLLLLLKRFGLDAPESPDKSPVRIMSFSARSLHRVRTASPTLPTVYLLQFLSPRLRDGRLPAGVRIAGPSMRIVRTHPAYIQRLKRAGHQVHVWTVNEPEDVDLCLELGVDAIITNRPRAVLDRLGR, from the coding sequence GTGACCCACGCACGACAGCACCAGGTTCAGGTCGTCGCCCACCGCGGGGCCTCCGAGGACGCTCCCGAGCACACCCTCGCCGCGTACAGGAAGGCGATCGAGGACGGTGCCGACGCCCTCGAGTGCGATGTCCGGCTGACCGCGGACGGACACCTCGTCTGCGTCCACGACCGGCGCGTCAACCGTACGTCCAACGGGCGCGGCGCGGTCTCCGCCCTGGAACTCGCCGACCTCGCCGCGCTGGACTTCGGCTCCTGGAAGAGGAGCGACGAGGAGCCCGACTGGGAGCACCGGCCGCAGGACCCCGAGGACACCTCGGTGCTCACCCTGGAGCGGCTGCTGGAACTGGTCGCCGACGCCGGGCGGCCCATCGACCTGGCCGTCGAGACCAAGCACCCCACGCGCTGGGCGGGGCAGGTCGAGGAGCGGCTGCTGCTCCTGCTGAAGCGGTTCGGGCTGGACGCCCCGGAGTCCCCGGACAAGTCGCCGGTACGGATCATGAGCTTCTCGGCGCGGTCACTGCACCGGGTGCGGACCGCCTCACCCACGTTGCCGACGGTGTACCTGCTGCAGTTCCTCTCGCCCAGGCTGCGGGACGGGCGGCTGCCGGCCGGTGTCCGGATCGCGGGGCCCTCGATGCGGATCGTGCGCACTCACCCGGCGTACATCCAGCGGCTGAAGCGGGCCGGACACCAGGTGCACGTGTGGACGGTGAACGAGCCGGAGGACGTCGACCTCTGCCTGGAACTGGGTGTCGACGCCATCATCACCAACCGCCCGCGCGCGGTGCTGGACCGGCTCGGTCGCTGA
- a CDS encoding ATP-binding protein, which translates to MALVVAQEVPTSSSMAVPHGPAGVGEARHRMRDQLRTGGMSESVIDDAVLILSELLSNACRHGRPLRDSLTADGDVRAAWRVDTSGRLTVEVTDGGGPTRPVPATPSVTAHGGRGLNIISALAKDWGVRDDAHGEVTVWVVVQDDTDSARRSEDFASRVTAPAVSQIPGLDFEDAFDDLD; encoded by the coding sequence GTGGCGTTGGTGGTGGCACAGGAGGTGCCCACGTCGTCGAGCATGGCCGTACCCCATGGTCCTGCGGGCGTGGGGGAGGCAAGACACCGGATGCGCGATCAGTTGCGCACGGGTGGCATGTCGGAATCGGTCATCGACGATGCTGTATTGATCCTTTCGGAACTGCTCAGCAATGCGTGTCGACACGGCAGACCACTCCGCGACAGCTTGACGGCAGACGGGGACGTGCGCGCCGCATGGCGTGTCGACACCTCCGGACGGCTCACGGTCGAGGTGACGGACGGAGGCGGCCCGACCCGCCCGGTTCCGGCGACCCCCTCGGTGACCGCGCACGGCGGCCGGGGGCTGAACATCATCAGCGCGCTGGCCAAGGACTGGGGCGTACGGGACGACGCCCACGGCGAGGTCACGGTCTGGGTCGTCGTCCAGGACGACACCGACTCGGCCCGCCGCAGCGAGGACTTCGCCTCACGCGTCACGGCACCGGCCGTCTCGCAGATACCGGGCCTGGACTTCGAGGACGCGTTCGACGACCTGGACTGA
- a CDS encoding copper chaperone PCu(A)C, with amino-acid sequence MLAAGMVLAGCGGLVLVGCGGSGGSSAEPELKVTGAYMPQPVTADMAAGFFTVTNSGGADTLTSVTSGLAGDVTLHSTEGGAMEEEKSFAVPAHGELDFTSGGNHLMFEKLTHKPKQGDKVSVQLHFAKSGTVTVEMPVKPATYNPKTGH; translated from the coding sequence ATGCTGGCCGCGGGGATGGTCCTCGCCGGCTGCGGCGGACTGGTGCTCGTCGGCTGCGGCGGCTCGGGCGGCTCCTCCGCCGAGCCGGAACTGAAGGTCACCGGCGCCTACATGCCCCAGCCCGTCACCGCCGACATGGCTGCCGGCTTCTTCACCGTCACCAACTCCGGCGGCGCCGACACCCTCACCTCCGTCACCAGCGGCCTCGCCGGCGACGTCACGCTGCACTCCACCGAGGGCGGCGCCATGGAGGAGGAGAAGTCGTTCGCCGTGCCCGCGCACGGCGAGCTGGACTTCACCAGCGGTGGCAACCACCTCATGTTCGAAAAGCTCACCCACAAGCCGAAACAGGGCGACAAGGTGTCCGTACAGCTCCACTTCGCGAAATCCGGAACGGTCACCGTCGAGATGCCCGTGAAGCCGGCGACGTACAACCCGAAGACCGGCCACTGA
- a CDS encoding aminopeptidase P family protein, translating to MADELTPETPETPELQDETEEPIKQRKNGLYPGVSDELAENMKSGWADTELHDLKPIAQAAETAARRAALSARFPGERLVIPAGNLKTRSNDTEYPFRASVEYAYLTGNQTEDGVLVLEPTSDGHRATLYLLPRSDRENGEFWLSGQGELWVGRRHSLTEAEKLYGIPASDVRELPQKLKEATGPVRVVRGYDAGVETALHDKVTAERDDELRVFLSEMRLVKDAFEVGELQKAVDSTVRGFEDVVKVLDKAEATSERYIEGTFFLRARVEGNDVGYGTIAAAGPHACTLHWVRNDGPVRSGDLLLLDAGVETHTYYTADVTRTLPVNGRFSEIQKKIYDAVYEAQEAGIAAVKPGAKYRDFHDAAQRVLAERLVEWGLVEGPVERVLELGLQRRWTLHGTGHMLGMDVHDCAAARTETYVDGVLEPGMVLTVEPGLYFQADDLTVPEEYRGIGVRIEDDILVTEDGNRNLSAGLPRRSDEVEQWMASLKG from the coding sequence GTGGCGGACGAGCTCACGCCTGAAACGCCGGAGACCCCGGAGCTTCAGGACGAGACCGAAGAGCCGATCAAGCAGCGCAAGAACGGCCTGTACCCGGGTGTGTCCGACGAGCTGGCCGAGAACATGAAGTCGGGCTGGGCCGACACCGAGCTGCACGACCTGAAGCCGATCGCCCAGGCCGCCGAGACCGCCGCCCGCCGCGCCGCGCTGTCCGCGCGCTTCCCGGGCGAGCGTCTGGTGATCCCCGCGGGCAACCTGAAGACCCGCTCGAACGACACGGAGTACCCCTTCCGCGCCTCCGTCGAGTACGCGTACCTCACCGGCAACCAGACCGAGGACGGCGTCCTGGTCCTGGAGCCCACCTCCGACGGCCACCGGGCGACCCTCTATCTGCTGCCCCGCTCCGACCGGGAGAACGGCGAGTTCTGGCTCTCCGGCCAGGGCGAGCTGTGGGTGGGCCGCCGCCACTCGCTCACCGAGGCGGAGAAGCTGTACGGCATCCCGGCCTCGGACGTGCGCGAGCTGCCCCAGAAGCTGAAGGAGGCCACCGGCCCGGTCCGCGTGGTGCGCGGGTACGACGCGGGCGTCGAGACCGCGCTCCACGACAAGGTCACCGCCGAGCGGGACGACGAGCTGCGGGTCTTCCTCTCCGAGATGCGCCTGGTCAAGGACGCGTTCGAGGTCGGCGAGCTGCAGAAGGCGGTCGACTCGACCGTACGCGGCTTCGAGGACGTGGTGAAGGTCCTCGACAAGGCGGAGGCGACCTCCGAGCGTTACATCGAGGGCACGTTCTTCCTCCGCGCGCGCGTGGAGGGCAACGACGTGGGCTACGGCACCATCGCCGCGGCCGGACCGCACGCCTGCACGCTGCACTGGGTGCGCAACGACGGCCCGGTCCGCTCGGGTGACCTGCTCCTGCTGGACGCGGGCGTGGAGACGCACACGTACTACACCGCCGACGTCACACGGACCCTGCCGGTCAACGGCCGCTTCAGCGAGATCCAGAAGAAGATCTACGACGCGGTGTACGAGGCCCAGGAGGCCGGTATCGCGGCGGTGAAGCCGGGCGCCAAGTACCGCGACTTCCACGACGCCGCGCAGCGCGTGCTCGCCGAGCGGCTCGTCGAGTGGGGCCTCGTCGAGGGCCCGGTGGAGCGGGTCCTGGAGCTGGGCCTGCAGCGCCGCTGGACCCTGCACGGCACGGGCCACATGCTCGGCATGGACGTCCACGACTGCGCGGCCGCGCGGACCGAGACCTATGTGGACGGCGTCCTGGAGCCCGGCATGGTGCTCACGGTGGAGCCGGGCCTGTACTTCCAGGCGGACGACCTGACCGTCCCGGAGGAGTACCGCGGCATCGGCGTCCGCATCGAGGACGACATCCTGGTCACCGAGGACGGCAACCGGAACCTCTCGGCGGGCCTGCCGCGCCGCTCCGACGAGGTCGAGCAGTGGATGGCGTCCCTGAAGGGCTGA